The genomic stretch ACTTGAATCAGTCTGATAAATGAAATAATGATGCAACATAGTACATCATATGAAACAAATTCAGAATACATAATTCTAAACACAAAAGTAAAATTGGACTTCTTGAGCACTACTTACAAGAGAAAATGAAAATGTGTATACTCCCGCCTCTCGAAACAAACACGGGAACTTGCTCCCTATTGGAAAGACATATATACCATGGATTCCATGATCTGAAGAAGGTGAGACACGCTTCGTATAAACATGGTTAAGTTTTTGAGAATCTTTCATTTGGTCGATGTGCTTCAGTTCCAATATCATGCTACATTACATTTAAATATAAATCTCTGATCCAAAGCTCTTGAATCATGTTTAGATACATAATTAGAAGGCCAAACAACTGCTACAACGTCCTTGGGAGGAACATGTCCCGCAGTAGCAATGACAGGCAATTCCTGAAAACAGAGACATGACTTTGAAAGCTTCTAACTACTTGACCAAAAAGATAGCGAAAAGCCACCATTTTTGCCGTTTCCAACTACATTTATTTTTTGGTCTTTAGAAATGAAATCATTAAACTCTTtacaatttaattaaatttcacatTGTTTCTtcaataaatgaatataaaaactCTAACCTCTACCCCAACCTCTAATTCTTCACCTTCTTTTGGGCTTAGCAAGTCAATTGTAGATGGATATTTCTGAAGCCGCTTATCCATCTGGTTTTTCCATTCAGTACTTTCAACCAGTAAGCACTGCAATCAAAGGACAACATgttgagaaaatgaaagaaaatccATTCATCTTAGTACTataagaaggaaaaaaaacactAGAGAAGCATGTTAAAACCTTTTTGGAATCAATCACATTTATAGGTATAGACATGGAGCTTTTAATATTAAATCTCATCATCCCATCAACTTCAGAAAGAACGCACCCATCCTTATCTGATGTACCAAGTGGCCTTTTTGGTCCAATGTAATACAAAATATTTATTGTCAAAAATTATTTAAGTAGGTACTAAAATTACTAAACAAAGAACCTCAGCTACTCAAAATGTACAAAATTTACCTGCAAATAATCTGAGCTTCTCCTATTTGAAAAGGCACAAAAGAGAATGAGGGTCAAATCTTCGCCCAAACTCTTGCATGAACAATAACCAATTTAATTTGACATAACAAAAAAGTGTCTACAAGGACAATTACGTACCACCTGGATCTCCTTGGAAACCTCCAAGTACAAAATATTCTATAGTTGCATAGACATTATTTTTATAAACACCAGCACATGCTGCCTTCAAAAGTTTTATCTTTTGACCAGCTTTCCATGTTATTCCATTCCTTTTAAAAACTTGGTGAACCCTTGAAACTTTAATTTAACatgaaaaaaatggaagaaatcaGTTGGgaaatgaaagaaagaaagaaagaaaaaaaaaacacaaaatagaATCAGAATGGAAGTCATAATTCCAAGGGAAAGAAGAGGAAGAGAATGATAATTGAAAGGAAACCAATTGTTTTTTTTCCacctttcaattttttttcctaTCAAGTTCAGAAAACCAAAAGCTTTCCCTTTTTCATTCATACTATCACATGACATGCCAATCGTCTTTCCTTTTGCAGGGCTCGGCATAAGAGCAAGTATAGGTTCATCTTCACCGTGATCAACTTCTTCATCATACTTCATGTGCATCTGAAGAATCCAATTTTGATAATCCCTTTCTAGTTGCGAAGAATTCAGTGACTTCCCATCTCTATAAACTCTGATTTCTATCCCTGCAAGCATAAAAGTGATAGAGTTGGATTGTTTTTCCCAAGATACATTTACGATGAGTTAAAGCCCGCACACTTACACTAACCCACCAAAAACCACCTAAGCTAGCTCAAGTGACTAAAACATTGAGATGGATACAAACTGAATAATAAATGATTCACAAAAGATCCAATAGGCAAAAGAAGACCTTTTTCATTCTCACAAAGATTATTGTCGAAATTCCTTAAAGCAGTGGTAAACGGACTGTGGGGTGCTAGATCAGTCTGCAGATACAGATATAATTGCCTAAGTAACTTTAACTTATAAAGTACACAACCCAAATTGAAAGAGTTATATGCTCTCTGCacacaaatgaagctattgataTCTACTTTGCTTTTACAATGTGTAGGAAAGCTGTCGAATGCACATTGAACACAGCCGATATGGTTAAACATGTTACAAAAGTTGATGACCACATATGCTTTTCAACTTATTAAAGTTAATTAGTGTTTTCTTTTCATCAATAGTGCATCTGTACAAGGCATTGACAACCAGCTAAGAACACAGTTCAGAGGTACAGcaggatagagagagagagagagagagaaccattTGCTTAAATTTTGCTGCAGAAATGAAAGAATAGCATCATCAAAACTTACCTTGGATGAAGTTGGATTGATACCAGCATCAGTATCTGCAACATAACATTGTTTAATTTAACCAAGAATATGAGAACACTTACCATTCTCTCCATAACCAACTGTTACTTTCAagaccgagccacccaccccctccgtgagaccgagccacccaccccctctatgagaccgagccacccaccccCTCCACGAGACCGAGCCACCCACGACGCTGAGCCCGTCGTTTTCACAAGACCCACGAACCCCTGTCATTTGCGCCGTTTGCCGATGATAGGGAAGGTCGGGCTCCATAAAGAcaggtgagagagaaagagggaaggaGAAAGGTgtggtgggagaaagagatccgagAGAGAGGAGATGTGCCTCTTCTCAGGATTTTTCTTCCGTGAAGGGgagtgagagaccgagagagataggTCTACGTGAAATGGGTCAAAGGGAAATGGGAAATGGGTCAAAGTGAAATTGGcgctattttattttatttgccgcctcaaaatttgataatataccataactctttttaaatagtattataatgatgtgttatggtaatgggtgtttggtgtagtgcgAAAATTAAGTTGGTTGTAGTCCTTGTTGATCCCTccgccatggcggtcgagcagctacaaatgtacacaccgcccataaggctctccaactcacggctggttcagctttccctttcccttacttgcaccacatagcacctgtgagccaatgcccaacaagaaaacttaaatcacaaacacaaatgaacaacaatatataaatattagacTCAGATcattcaattcaaacaatagcAAGACATAAGAAATGAGCTAGATAGTAATAATATGCTCAATCCAACACATAATTCAATCTCAACattcaatacagttagttaagtgcaaacgaCACTTCTATTTATTTTAGTGATGTTAAGgctcggtgcccttaggccgagtcctctagtCATATAGCTGACCCTGGCACGCTTAGGCTGGACTGTGTTCCATACGCTTACCCCAGCTATGAATTGTGACCCTGAATCGCTCCCTActccaatcccagcttcaatCCACAAATTTTCAAGCTTCTTCCTTCCCAAAGATCAAAACCAACCAAGGCAccaagaagagaagagagaaacaagagagagagagagagagaatgagagagagggagagaaagagtaACTGAGAGAATGCCTTTTACTTATGCTTGTTTCTCAGGATTACCTAAGTCTATCCTAAGCTTAGAgagtgaccaaaatgcccctagacttatccttagccctttaatgcctccaagggcaaacccgtcatttaccacatttcccgctaatcctcaagtagtcctataaattctcaattaatcccgacGTGCCCAAATAATCACAaaataactacccgttacccgataaatcccaaatatgaACTAAGTtctcgaaatacccctaggctcaccccgagccgggtatttaaccccattgtgactattccgctaattcgctcactaaaATCGGCTTGAGCCAATAATcgcaattataccctcaatgggtcaaaattactaatatgccCTCATTAACAggaatgagcccacatgcatatttaatacatataaacatgcacatatattcatattaccatataaatcatgatgcacgtagtcacacatttattcaattaattccacatatataaatccaattatgcccatttagcacactaatcaaggcactaagccttataaGTAGATCGGGACGTTACACTTAAAGCATACATAAATCGCTTTAAAGAAGAAGTCGCGAGGACCAAGTGGATCAATGATGGCCAATAGTTGATGGCCTTAAAATTTGGTATCTGACCAAGTTCTCCACTACGGGATGGCCTGCAAAGGTGCAGATGCCACATGCTCGATGACTTTATTCGTCGAGCCCAAGAATATATCCATTAGGAGAATGCACAAATTGGAGCTTTCAAAGGACCAATTTCCTTTTCAGCTCCTACACTCCATGCTGCCACAGTTCTAGGTCCCCAATTCTCGCCATACACTCTAGTGCAAATGAGTGTAATGAGTGCCCCACAGTATAGTCCAGCTATCTCACAAGCTGGCCATAGTACCACGCCTGTCGGATACGAAACAACTCCCACTAGATTCAGTGCTTTTCAGCTTGCTTTTTGTGTTGGAATAGTTTTTCCTGCCCAGTTAGTTGCACCTAGCGAGGGCCCGAGTAGATGTAAACCCATTAGAAAAGGCAAGGGAAGTAAGAAACCAAAGAGAATTGGCGCTCCCGAGGAGAAATACACTCCTTAATATTCTGAGTACACAAACCTGGTTGATACTCGAGAAAATATTTTCACAGCCACAGAACAGCTAGTTCACCACATGAGGGCCTAGCCCATTCAGAGAGAAAGGGAATGAAGAAATTCAATGGTGTTATGCAGGTTTCACAATGATGTTGGACATCATACCAACGCGTGTAAGAAACTTCGCGATGAGATAGAGAATCTCATCAAACTAGGGCATCTCCACCAACATGCTAGGGCTGGAGCATGACCCGCTCAGGCTCCTGCCGAAGTTCAGCCCCCACCTCAAAAGGTGGCACATCCGCAAGCTCAAAGCCAAGTGCTAGTAGCTCTGCAGGAAATGGCCCACGAACCTCCTTTGATCAACAGACGAGTAGGGACCATTTATGGAGGATCCCACCTAGGGGCACATGGAGAGGCTCGAAGAACAGGTATGCGCGGGCCCTCAATGATGACGATGAAGTGCTAGCACTGGCCCAAATCCCGGCACAAATTCCCTGGAAGATAGACCGAATAATAACTTTTTCCAAGGATGATGCTCGAAGAGTACATTTCCACCACCACAATCTGTTAGTAATCGAGAGCGAGATTTCCAACAAGATGGTTGCTAGGAACTTGGTGgataatgggagttcagtgaacatcctgttgaAGACAGCCATCGAGAAGATCGGGTTGATGACAAGTGATATGTCCCCGTGCACCTCAACATTTTATGGGTTCTCGGGCGAAGGCTTAATTCCCATGAGACAGATCAAACTGCcagtgacacttggagaagtACGTCATCGAGCCTCTAAATATTGAACCTTCGTGGGGGTGGACTATTTGTCCACTTATAATGCCATGTTGGGCCATTTGTGCCCTGGTGGAGTTTGGAGAATCCACCTCTATTCGCCatttgtgcatgaagttccccataaAGGCGAGGATAGGTGTAGTCCGCGGGGACCAGAAAGAGGCCCGCCAATGCTACAATGTGTCACTCAAGCACCTAGTAATGACGATTGAAGCAGCAATTGCCGAGCAGCCTCCTCTTAAGGAGATGGAGGTCCAAGCTATTCTCGAAGAACGAGAGCCCAATGATTTGGACCCCACGGTTGGAGAAGATAGGGCTATCAAGCCCATGGAAGAAGTTGAAGAAGTCATCCTCGATGAAGCAAACCCAGACAAGAAGAcaaaggttgggaagaacctcAAAGATGGGTTCAAGAAGCTTTGGTAAGTTTTTTCGTgagaaccaggacgtcttcgtCTGGTATCATGCAGACATGATGGGAATCGATCccaacatcatctgccatgccttAAACATAGATCCCAATGTTGCCCTGATGCAATAAAAAATGATAATGGACCCAACAAGGGCAGAGGAATTGAAGGCGAATGTTGATAAGCTCCCCAGGAACGGGTTCATTCGTGAGGCCCAATACCCTAAGTGTTTGGAAAACCCAattttggtcccaaagcctaacGAGACCTGGAGTACTTGAATTGATTTTACTGACCTCAACAAGGCCAGCCCAAATGATTATTTTCCCTTATCGAAGATCGACTAAATGGTGGATGCCACCTCCGGGTATGAGCTCCTCatgttcatggatgcatattcacgATACAACCAGATCTCCACGCATGTCGCTGAGCAACAGCACACCAACTTGCAAACAGACAAAGGCGTCTATTTCTATAAAGTAATGCATTTTGGTTTGAAGAATGATGGGGCCACGTACCAAAGGTTAGTGTAATGtaccaaattacctaataaggcttagggccgtaattagggggccaagatgacaaattatggaaatgacatgtttatgtgttttttaTGCGTGtaatgatgtgattatgtgagttatattatttatgacttgatatgcatgtttaggtgtatttaTTAAACATGTGAgcatgtttcttattagaagggcaatttttgtaatttggcccgttatgggtatatttggcatacatatgatatatgtgtgggaccacattattatgtagatatatttgggttacttggcacgaggtgaccctagggagcaagctagtgggaaagtcacaacgagatcaaTATTTGCCTCGGTGTGAgttaaggggtatattgggtatttagtacattaccgggttattgggtaatgggaatgaatatttgatgatatattgggagttagtgagatcagaaggaaaatctgggaattttgactattttaccctcaggggcgtttttgggacctcgagcattaggatttacttgtggttacttaagctcgaagtaacttgtcaaaaagaaaaatacgttcaaaataatttttctctctctccctttatCCCTTTTTACTGTTCgttgcatttttgaaggaaactcgagttttaaggctcggattcaagcaaggatcgagtcatagcgattctaggaaagattagaagcttattaactagaggatttagcaagaaacatcataatcaaaggtaatttacgctttgaatttctgagtttctgtttcctaaagtttcttaagttttgaggTTGGAATctatattttgatgagtttttaagttatttgaaGGTCGGGCTTTGATGGTTTTGGCTGGGTTCCAATTCAGGCCGCGACCCAAGCTTGACAAAGAAGAGGACCTGGCTGATGGGAAATTAGGGCCGCAGCGCCTGATAGGCGCATCGCAGCGCGAGACGCAGGCAAAATGGGGTAAgggcctctgtttggaggcgggcCGTAGCTCAGGGGTGTGGGGCTATGGTGCTTAAGGGAAAAGTTGGCCTTACGGAGGTTTTGGGtgggggaactcaaacctaagggcgcGGGGttgattctactacccaatttagtaggatTCAACGTCTCGGAGGCCAACCCTTGGTCTGGAATCCTTTATTTAGTCATTATTGGTGGGAttttatacttggttgtgactaggttattgctaggagCTCGGGATCAGGATTGTggtcgagggtcgttcttatttttcattatactcggacctgaggtaagaaaactgcacccattatgtgacatagacgattagggcttggcccggatgttgaatatggttttgattgggattggcccctgtaaatgcgcatgattatgattatgcatgtgattatagatgaagcatgttgagtgctccaTATATGGATGTTGGTTATATGATGAATGCGTGTTAGTATTATTTACTTgagaaaatcattgacttattagtgaaggacggcaatagcactgagcgttggtcgtaaagcattgacttattagttagggaCGACAATAGAGTTGAGTGAAGGGCGGCTATAGCGCGCTGAGCACTAGTCGATATGATTTGATCTAATCAGAAGTACATTAcacgcttgttcgacccaatggtcgtagaaaactgAAGTGCAAAGTACACTAAACCAActttaaggctggttatataaaggatagggaaatgggccccatggtgacttattagtcccagatcctagggcaCTGAGACCCCagtgtgacttactagtcatgtGCTTGAGCAATGGGTCCTCATATGATTcagttaataatttatttacGGCATTTTGgcccatatgacactgtagtcatttatatgattagtatgcatgcatgagtaaggttattGCTGCTGGGTGTGCTAGATATACATCTGAATCTGTATACATTGTTCATGCACCtgcattaagttttcttgctgggccttggctcataggtgctacgtggtgcaggtaaagggaaaggaaagctggaccaaccatgagttggagagcttaggtggtgatgtgtacatatgaggctgcttgaccaccacgaccaaggtttcttggaggaactagggttaaaccctattgtggccgcttaggtcagcaggtTATAACTTTTGGATTATAACAGACTTTTTGGaactataaacaactttgtaaatgttattatgggatcccatatacaatttaatgttttaatgaaaaatccATTTCTTTTaatcgaaatttttaaccctggacaagtaatcacacttagatgcacgtttatggcttaattactcgcttagtgagttaagcactatttaaaatacacagtgtaatagtcttagttaaccagggcattacaacttggtatcagagcatgccaaggctaagggttcctgtagataggttgggcatgtacactcgcaactaaagacaagctcgactcagggttcggtaactatttattatgttatgtgctaaactgcttaaataggatataaatgctttatctacATGTCTTATTGGGTAGCATGAGATATAcaaatagggcttggcccttgattaCTGCATGATTTATATAGAATTTTCTTATTGGCAATGATATTGGTTGTAAATGCTAAAGAACttcttattagcgttgttatatggacatgtaagTCAAGACACACTCATTAGCGCggtcatagatacatgtatgccggaaaatgcttattagcattgttaattattatgaatatcaagatgtgcttattagcaccagacATGAACATGAATCAacctgcttattagcatgactgttgaatgtgaatggTTATATCcgtgatcttggaccgtgaggcgacaagaggtttagttatcattACCCAACTGGCCAAATTGATTATTacagcaaggtataagcttggaagtatgcttccaaggcagattgaATCATCAATTGGCAAGAAAGGTTAGGGCCAAGATGACAGacagggtcaggataatgaccagggtcaaactcctcagccagctcctgagaactggcagtagttgCTTGCTGGCTTGCAAGCCagggtattgaggcaggaagaagaaatcctactggtgagacaacaacaggttcctataGGGAACATcttgccagaggcaccacctatgatggtgccaacagttgagcagccgccagaggttgggaataaatgggaacctctttataaAAGATTTAGGAAAtaacaccctccagtctttgagggtagtgcagattcggccaaggccgaacagtggatgagtatggttaccaccatcctagattttatgagggtgtctggtaacgAGAGGATGgcatgtgccacgtatatgtttcgggaggatgcccgaatttggtgggaagtgatatcccaaactagaaatgttaatgcccttgattgggaagagtttcaaactttgtttcatgagaagtattataatgatgccattagggcgGCAAAGGCTAAAGAGTTCAATAGGTTACTTCAGGAAAACtcatcagtgactgaatatgccctgaaatttgatagattggcaaagtttttcgGGCAACTAGTGgccactgatgggaccaaaagggagaggtttctctaggggctacaacctatgatagcccgggatgttcgtattaccactgtgccaggagtgactacctatgcacaggttttTGAGacggcgctcacagctgagagcacagagaacaaAATCTGGCATGATAACACAACAAGAAGAGATACTAGAAGGGCAGGACCCCCATTTatgagttcaggtaggggcggggtccccagtgatcagaaaaggaaggctcctgatgcctttcCAGCTCCAAGCCCTGATAGGATACCTCGTGGTATTTCAACAGGCCGCCAGGGCAGCAGTGAGGGCTGGAGGACTTTTCCATAGTGCACCAAatgcaaaggcctgctttttatgcgGGGTAGTGGGACACCTAAAGAAAGTTTCCccgaaggaaagaaaggaagaaccacgAAAGGCGGGCAACTTGACTCTAGTTCAAGTGTctgcgttgactcaagcagaagctgaggcttatCCCTCAGTAGTCATAGGTTAGCATTTTAGTGCAGGAACCCCTCATACTGTTTTGAtttattctggtgctacacattcttttgttgctagtagagttattgatagattgtgcagaccatgtgattattatgctgtggggtttgggaagttattacccactggagagttagtagtatccatgagatgggtcagatcattgccagtgagtGTGGAGGGCTGAGAGTTgacagttgatttgatagagttggttatgatcgactttgacatgattctgggcatggattggttggtgaagtatggggcaaccatagattgcagtaggaaaatggtaacctttgagcctgaaggtgaggatcctttggTAGTTGTGGCACTGTGCATAGAACCCATGTACCGATGATATATGTATAGatggctagagatctattgcaaggtggttgcataggattcttagctagtgtggcagataccactcaggtcgtggcAATGGGACaagaggagaccagattagtctgtgagtttctggatgtatttccaaaggatttaccaaggttgccaccacacagagagattgaagtGGCACCATGGACGGAGCTAGTGTCTAgggtgttagagaatatatattattgcttaatggaattatggaaaaaccaaatacaactctatgcaaaatacaatggacaagataatattgattaaataagtattacaactcaattgctcaaaatacaagtaagtaaaaagatgtagaagaagaagattacaaactcaatactataacaatacaagtaaataagaagaacaaaagaatgaaaacacaaactctcacacaaccaaagtgtagagtagtggggatcaccaacttgaacaaggttcaagacctttgtccaaaagcttttttcccctattctctaagcactaagggatctctctaggaaatagctctctggaattatcaagcctcaaggtgtattttttcagctaagtgctttgtggatgaaaatggtgtgtcatacaagtgagcattaggctcctatttatagagtttgagatacccctttgaatttcaaattccaccaacccccatggttgttaccaatgatgaattggatgttttatggaattaaaatagagatttgggagttacttggctgttggaaacgttcaaaattggataaaactgaaATTCAAAGAAGATGTCAGCCAccagggccgcggcgcatgttccaggcgccgcggcgctcagtcaagttcagccactagggccgctgCACTTGTTCTAGGCACCGCGACgctcagtcaagttcagcaacaaattttttccaaaacgttccaatttattcccacttgattttgtaacttccatacacaatatgggagttaaaatcacatctctatcagccatttctcatatggctttatgaaatccaatctcaaatgtgtaacatatattatacacattattgggtaatatttgggagttacaaatttgtaactccaaaatatgtgacatttggacacacacatgtgtccaattttgtgactctcaataatatgttacaaggtgtggaaaatcacattttgtcacattatttaatctaatattatattatatgaaataatataacataggGTACCTTAGAGAATGGCCCCAATAgaattgaaggaactaaaggtacaTCTGCAAGAGCttttagacttgggttttattagacccaaattctcaccatggggtgcaccgatcctatttgtaaagaagaaagatggttctctgaggatgtgtattgactacaaggaactgaacaagttaa from Humulus lupulus chromosome 5, drHumLupu1.1, whole genome shotgun sequence encodes the following:
- the LOC133777725 gene encoding structural maintenance of chromosomes flexible hinge domain-containing protein GMI1-like isoform X2, yielding MERMTDLAPHSPFTTALRNFDNNLCENEKGIEIRVYRDGKSLNSSQLERDYQNWILQMHMKYDEEVDHGEDEPILALMPSPAKGKTIGMSCDSMNEKGKAFGFLNLIGKKIERVHQVFKRNGITWKAGQKIKLLKAACAGVYKNNVYATIEYFVLGGFQGDPGGEAQIICSAYWLKVLNGKTRWISGFRNIHLQLTC
- the LOC133777725 gene encoding structural maintenance of chromosomes flexible hinge domain-containing protein GMI1-like isoform X1; amino-acid sequence: MERMTDLAPHSPFTTALRNFDNNLCENEKGIEIRVYRDGKSLNSSQLERDYQNWILQMHMKYDEEVDHGEDEPILALMPSPAKGKTIGMSCDSMNEKGKAFGFLNLIGKKIERVHQVFKRNGITWKAGQKIKLLKAACAGVYKNNVYATIEYFVLGGFQGDPGGEAQIICRPLGTSDKDGCVLSEVDGMMRFNIKSSMSIPINVIDSKKCLLVESTEWKNQMDKRLQKYPSTIDLLSPKEGEELEVGVEVRVFIFIY